From one Lycium ferocissimum isolate CSIRO_LF1 chromosome 5, AGI_CSIRO_Lferr_CH_V1, whole genome shotgun sequence genomic stretch:
- the LOC132056284 gene encoding flavonol 3-sulfotransferase-like, which yields MSLSHCSHHQLEDEYKKTDQNESDMLKNLPREKGWTTEYVYQYQSVWLTPTFVKGVKLVQQYFNAQSTDILLATLPKSGTTWFKALIFSIMNRTRFDSPSHPLLTKGPHDCIPFLEYIIQDERSYQDYQFSCLPRRLFATHIPCPLLPASVMSSGCKIVYVFRETKDVFVSNWHYMTKLRLKELPSFPIEDAFYLFCKGVSHFGPFWDHVLGYWKASLENPENVIFLTYEDMKKDPVVCVMKLAKFLGKPFSLEEEREGVAQEIIRLCSFQNLSSLEVNQSGLQHFSPHFAVENTHFWRKGQVGDWKNYMTLEMAQQLDEITRQKLAGTSLIETLHVDTIT from the coding sequence ATGTCCCTTTCCCACTGTTCACATCATCAACTTGAAGATGAATACAAGAAAACAGATCAAAATGAAAGTGATATGCTTAAAAACCTTCCTAGAGAAAAAGGTTGGACCACTGAATATGTATACCAGTACCAGTCAGTTTGGTTAACTCCAACATTTGTTAAAGGAGTTAAGTTAGTGCAGCAATACTTCAATGCTCAATCCACTGATATTCTTCTAGCTACACTCCCAAAATCAGGAACAACATGGTTCAAGGCCCTTATTTTCTCTATCATGAATCGTACTCGATTCGATTCTCCTTCTCACCCTTTGCTTACCAAGGGCCCCCATGATTGTATCCCCTTCCTGGAGTACATCATACAAGATGAAAGATCCTACCAAGATTATCAGTTTTCATGTTTGCCACGTCGCCTTTTCGCAACCCACATTCCTTGCCCTTTGTTACCAGCATCTGTGATGTCTTCTGGTTGCAAGATTGTTTATGTCTTTCGCGAAACCAAAGATGTTTTTGTTTCAAATTGGCATTATATGACAAAATTGAGACTCAAAGAACTACCATCTTTTCCAATCGAAGATGCATTTTATCTGTTCTGCAAAGGGGTATCACATTTTGGACCCTTTTGGGATCATGTATTGGGTTATTGGAAGGCAAGTTTGGAAAATCCAGAAAATGTCATTTTCTTGACATATGAGGACATGAAGAAAGATCCAGTTGTCTGTGTtatgaaattggccaagttctTGGGGAAGCCTTTTTCCTtggaagaagagagagaaggggtTGCACAGGAGATTATAAGGCTTTGTAGTTTCCAGAATTTAAGCAGCTTGGAAGTGAATCAGAGTGGATTGCAACATTTCAGTCCACATTTTGCTGTTGAGAACACGCATTTTTGGAGGAAAGGTCAAGTTGGAGATTGGAAAAACTATATGACACTAGAGATGGCTCAACAATTGGATGAAATCACTAGGCAGAAACTTGCTGGGACTAGTTTGATAGAAACGTTACACGTCGATACAATAACTTGA
- the LOC132056285 gene encoding flavonol 3-sulfotransferase-like, with protein sequence MDMSSSHYSQCEHDDEYKKDDQNDSDMLTALSKEKGWITEYLYQYKSFWFTPAAIKGVEKAQQRFEAQSTDILLATCPKSGTTWFKALIFSLMNRDRFDFSSHPLLTKAPHDCIPFLEAIIKDETSYQDYRISCSPRCLLATHIPYSLLPASVMSSGSKIVYVFRETKDVLVSNWHYMKKLRVKDLPSFPIEDAFDLFCKGVSHYGPFWDHVSGYWKASLENPDKVLFLTYENMKKDPIVCLTKLAKFLDKTFCLEEEREEVVQEIVKLCSFENLSSLEINQTGVQHFSPQFSVENRHFLRKGQVGDWRNHLTVEMGEQLDEITRQKLCGLV encoded by the coding sequence ATGGATATGTCGAGTTCCCATTATTCTCAGTGTGAACACGATGATGAATACAAGAAAGATGATCAAAATGACAGTGATATGCTCACAGCTCTATCCAAAGAAAAAGGTTGGATCACTGAATATCTTTACCAATACAAGTCCTTTTGGTTTACTCCGGCAGCTATTAAAGGAGTTGAGAAGGCGCAACAACGCTTCGAAGCTCAATCCACAGATATTCTTCTAGCTACTTGCCCAAAATCAGGAACAACATGGTTCAAGGCCCTTATCTTTTCCCTCATGAATCGTGATCGATTCGATTTCTCCTCTCACCCTTTACTTACCAAGGCCCCCCACGATTGCATTCCCTTCTTGGAAGCAATCATAAAAGATGAAACTTCCTACCAAGATTATCGAATTTCGTGTTCGCCGCGTTGCCTTCTTGCAACCCACATTCCTTACTCTTTGTTACCAGCATCTGTTATGTCTTCCGGGAGCAAAATTGTGTATGTTTTTCGCGAGACCAAGGATGTTCTCGTTTCAAATTGgcattatatgaaaaaattaagagTCAAAGATCTACCTTCTTTTCCAATCGAAGACGCATTTGATCTGTTCTGCAAAGGGGTGTCACATTATGGACCCTTCTGGGATCATGTCTCGGGTTATTGGAAGGCAAGCTTGGAAAATCCAGACAAGGTACTGTTCTTGACTTACGAGAACATGAAGAAAGATCCCATTGTCTGTCTTACCAAATTGGCCAAGTTCTTGGATAAGACATTTTGCttagaagaagagagagaagaggtTGTGCAGGAGATTGTAAAGCTTTGTAGCTTTGAGAATTTGAGTAGCTTGGAAATAAATCAGACTGGAGTGCAACATTTCAGTCCACAATTTTCTGTTGAGAACCGGCATTTCTTGAGGAAAGGTCAAGTTGGAGATTGGAGAAATCATCTGACAGTAGAGATGGGCGAACAGCTGGATGAAATCACTAGGCAGAAGCTTTGTGGACTTGTTTGA